The following are from one region of the Halogeometricum sp. S3BR5-2 genome:
- a CDS encoding acyl-CoA carboxylase subunit beta — MKVRIGADASDEEASAIASALAQHLDSAVEVYAGGADAPAATADAPTAAYPLDDELGPTEREERLRAEIRDILEGGPEKYRARLGDQGKLFVRDRLDLWFGEDGVTFEDGKFAHFDGWHPDSPEVEDPDDGNRLPADGLITGAATFEGRDLHFMANDFTVKAGSMARHGVEKFLRMQQRALKSGKPVLYLMDSSGGRIDQQTGFFANREGIGKYYYNHSMLSGRVPQICVLYGPCIAGAAYTPVFADFTVMVEGMSAMAIASPRMVEMVTGEQIDMQDLGGARMHAEESGSADLVARDEAHARELVAELVTYLPDKAGEKPPKSETRPPKYSPDGIDELIPEAPNRPYDVHDLLDRIADAESVFELKPDYGTEIVTAFARIDGRPVGVVANQPAQRSGAIFPDAAEKAAEFIWTCDAYEIPLLYLCDTPGFMAGSQVEEDAILEKGKKFIYATSSATVPKQTVVVRKAYGAGIYAMGGPAYDPESVLALPSGEIGIMGPEAAINAVYANKLNDIDDPDERAKREDELREEYRRDIDAHRMASEVVIDEIVPPSDLRAELAGRFAFYEDVEKSLPDKKHGTVL, encoded by the coding sequence ATGAAGGTCCGAATCGGCGCCGACGCCTCCGACGAGGAGGCGTCCGCCATCGCGAGCGCCCTCGCGCAGCACCTCGACTCGGCCGTCGAGGTGTACGCCGGCGGGGCGGACGCCCCCGCGGCGACGGCCGACGCACCGACCGCGGCGTACCCCCTGGACGACGAGTTGGGGCCGACCGAACGCGAGGAGCGACTGCGCGCGGAGATTCGGGACATCCTGGAGGGGGGTCCGGAGAAGTACCGCGCCCGACTCGGCGACCAGGGGAAACTGTTCGTCCGCGACCGACTCGACCTCTGGTTCGGCGAGGACGGCGTCACCTTCGAGGACGGCAAGTTCGCCCACTTCGACGGCTGGCATCCGGACAGCCCCGAAGTGGAGGACCCGGACGACGGGAACCGCCTCCCGGCGGACGGCCTCATCACGGGCGCGGCGACGTTCGAGGGACGCGACCTGCACTTCATGGCGAACGACTTCACCGTGAAGGCCGGTAGCATGGCCCGCCACGGCGTCGAGAAGTTCCTCCGGATGCAGCAGCGAGCCCTCAAGAGCGGGAAACCGGTGCTGTACCTGATGGACTCTTCCGGGGGCAGAATCGACCAGCAGACGGGCTTCTTCGCGAACAGGGAGGGAATCGGGAAGTACTACTACAACCACTCGATGCTCTCGGGGCGGGTGCCGCAGATATGCGTGCTCTACGGGCCGTGCATCGCCGGCGCGGCCTACACCCCCGTGTTCGCGGACTTCACGGTCATGGTCGAGGGGATGTCCGCGATGGCCATCGCCTCCCCGCGCATGGTCGAGATGGTGACGGGAGAGCAGATAGATATGCAGGACCTCGGCGGCGCGCGGATGCACGCCGAGGAGTCCGGCAGCGCCGACTTGGTCGCCCGCGACGAGGCCCACGCCCGCGAACTCGTCGCGGAGTTGGTGACGTACCTCCCGGACAAGGCCGGCGAGAAGCCCCCGAAATCGGAGACGCGTCCTCCCAAGTACTCCCCCGACGGCATCGACGAACTCATCCCGGAGGCGCCGAACCGCCCGTACGACGTCCACGACCTCTTGGACAGAATCGCCGACGCCGAATCCGTCTTCGAACTCAAGCCCGACTACGGGACGGAGATAGTCACCGCGTTCGCGCGCATCGACGGCCGGCCCGTCGGCGTCGTCGCCAACCAACCCGCCCAGCGGTCGGGCGCCATCTTCCCCGACGCCGCCGAGAAGGCCGCGGAGTTCATCTGGACCTGCGACGCCTACGAGATTCCGCTCCTCTACCTCTGCGACACGCCGGGGTTCATGGCCGGGTCGCAGGTGGAGGAGGACGCTATCTTGGAGAAGGGCAAGAAGTTCATCTACGCCACGTCGTCGGCGACGGTGCCGAAACAGACCGTCGTCGTCCGCAAGGCGTACGGCGCGGGCATCTACGCGATGGGCGGACCCGCCTACGACCCCGAGAGCGTCCTCGCGCTTCCCTCCGGAGAAATCGGGATCATGGGTCCGGAGGCGGCCATCAACGCCGTCTACGCGAACAAACTGAACGACATCGACGACCCCGACGAACGGGCGAAACGCGAGGACGAACTCCGCGAGGAGTACCGCCGCGACATCGACGCCCACCGGATGGCGAGCGAAGTCGTCATCGACGAAATCGTGCCGCCCTCGGACCTCCGCGCCGAACTCGCCGGCCGGTTCGCGTTCTACGAGGACGTGGAGAAATCCCTCCCCGACAAGAAGCACGGCACCGTCCTCTGA
- a CDS encoding MaoC family dehydratase has product MTGRYYEEFEVGETIDHEKRRTVSESDNQRFCDMTMNQQPLHLDEEFAGETRFGERLVNGLYTLSLAVGLSIPDTTDGTIVANLSYDEVEHPNPVFHGDTIRARSTVTDKRETSDGERGVVTMHVEAFNQDDELVCEFDRTALSLKRPEE; this is encoded by the coding sequence ATGACGGGACGCTACTACGAGGAGTTCGAGGTGGGCGAGACCATCGACCACGAGAAGCGCCGAACCGTCTCCGAGTCGGACAACCAGCGCTTCTGCGACATGACGATGAACCAGCAGCCGTTGCACCTCGACGAGGAGTTCGCGGGCGAGACGAGGTTCGGCGAGCGACTCGTGAACGGGCTGTACACGCTGTCTCTGGCCGTCGGGCTCTCCATCCCCGACACGACGGACGGCACAATCGTGGCGAACCTCTCCTACGACGAAGTAGAGCATCCGAACCCCGTCTTCCACGGCGACACCATCCGCGCGCGCAGCACCGTCACCGACAAGCGGGAGACGTCGGACGGGGAGCGCGGCGTCGTCACGATGCACGTCGAGGCGTTCAACCAGGACGACGAGTTGGTCTGCGAGTTCGACCGGACCGCGCTCTCGCTGAAGCGTCCGGAGGAGTAG
- a CDS encoding DUF5658 family protein: protein MAAPNATRPATLLADAVDALARRERTLWAAVAVTYVLDVALTAYGLSLGFEEANPVARATMLAVGPLPAMVGLKTVVVGIAVVFTRYAPPGGRPLIPLAVATPWAVASVSNSLLIFG, encoded by the coding sequence ATGGCAGCACCCAACGCGACGCGGCCGGCGACGCTCCTCGCCGACGCCGTCGACGCCCTCGCCCGACGGGAGCGGACCCTCTGGGCCGCCGTCGCCGTCACGTACGTCCTCGACGTCGCGCTCACCGCCTACGGTCTCAGCCTCGGCTTCGAGGAGGCCAACCCCGTCGCCCGCGCGACGATGCTCGCCGTCGGCCCCCTGCCGGCGATGGTCGGCCTCAAGACCGTCGTCGTCGGTATCGCTGTCGTCTTCACGCGGTACGCCCCGCCCGGCGGCCGACCGCTCATCCCGCTGGCGGTGGCGACGCCGTGGGCGGTGGCGTCGGTGTCCAACTCTCTCCTCATCTTCGGCTGA
- a CDS encoding DoxX family membrane protein, whose translation MDRDASARLRVRPRALAARAPDPSTLARLSLGAMVLLAGVHKLLDPAAWAAYVTDWLEPWLVVSPVAFMLLNGILEVGFGAAILADRYTAFAAAVAAVSLTATCGYLALAFLLDGAFGDVLARDVGLAGLAWAVLVDALRGETAGVDTELSRR comes from the coding sequence GTGGACCGAGACGCCTCGGCCCGACTCCGAGTTCGGCCCCGGGCGCTGGCGGCGCGCGCCCCGGACCCGTCGACGCTGGCGCGCCTGAGTCTCGGCGCGATGGTCCTCCTCGCGGGCGTCCACAAACTGCTCGACCCGGCCGCGTGGGCCGCCTACGTCACCGACTGGCTGGAACCGTGGCTCGTCGTCTCGCCCGTCGCGTTCATGCTCCTCAACGGAATCTTAGAGGTCGGATTCGGCGCCGCCATCCTCGCGGACCGGTACACGGCGTTCGCCGCGGCCGTCGCCGCCGTCTCGCTCACCGCCACCTGCGGCTACCTCGCCCTCGCCTTCCTCCTCGACGGCGCGTTCGGCGACGTGCTCGCTCGGGACGTGGGGCTCGCCGGACTGGCGTGGGCCGTGCTGGTCGACGCTCTGCGGGGCGAGACCGCCGGCGTGGACACCGAACTCAGCCGAAGATGA
- a CDS encoding class 1 fructose-bisphosphatase produces the protein MATQEDTTPAETVSNATTITRIIDAVAAAAPEIRAGLPGRRVYAETDNPSGETPLEADIFADGMLCDRLGDLPGVGEYASEEREEVIDTGAGGLSVCIDPLDGSSNLKPNNTMGTIVAVYDAPLPATGDDMVAAAYVLYGATTTMVVARDGAVTEYVIHDDGDYETIREDVSLPDDPTVYGFGGRVPDWVDDFAAYAEEVESDPSMKLRYGGSMIGDVNQVMTYGGIFAYPTLADAPEGKLRVQFEGYPVGYIVETAGGRSSDGEQSLMDVEKDDLHARTPVYVGNETFVDDLEAAFEN, from the coding sequence CCGCGGCCCCGGAGATTCGCGCCGGTCTGCCCGGCCGCCGGGTGTACGCGGAGACGGACAATCCCTCCGGTGAGACGCCGCTGGAGGCGGACATCTTCGCGGACGGCATGCTCTGCGACCGCCTCGGCGACCTGCCGGGCGTCGGCGAGTACGCCAGCGAGGAACGCGAGGAGGTCATCGACACCGGCGCGGGCGGCCTCTCGGTGTGTATCGACCCCCTCGACGGCTCCTCGAACCTGAAGCCGAACAACACGATGGGCACCATCGTCGCCGTCTACGACGCCCCCCTCCCGGCGACGGGGGACGACATGGTCGCGGCCGCCTACGTTCTGTACGGCGCGACGACGACGATGGTCGTCGCGCGCGACGGCGCGGTCACCGAGTACGTAATTCACGACGACGGCGACTACGAGACGATACGCGAGGACGTGTCGCTGCCGGACGACCCGACGGTGTACGGCTTCGGCGGCCGGGTGCCCGACTGGGTCGACGACTTCGCCGCCTACGCCGAGGAGGTTGAGTCGGACCCGAGCATGAAACTCCGCTACGGCGGGTCGATGATCGGCGACGTGAACCAGGTGATGACCTACGGCGGCATCTTCGCCTACCCGACGCTCGCGGACGCCCCGGAGGGGAAACTCCGCGTCCAGTTCGAAGGCTACCCCGTCGGCTACATCGTCGAGACGGCGGGCGGGCGGTCCTCCGACGGCGAGCAGTCGCTCATGGACGTCGAGAAGGACGACCTACACGCCCGGACGCCGGTGTACGTCGGCAACGAGACGTTCGTCGACGACCTGGAAGCGGCGTTCGAGAACTGA